Below is a window of Salvelinus alpinus chromosome 5, SLU_Salpinus.1, whole genome shotgun sequence DNA.
tcggtacctaatggcagtcaggctacctctggcgagcccatggagggctgtgcggccccccaaagaaatattcctacaccatgactgacccaccgccaaaccggtcatgctggaggatgttgcaggcagcagaacgttctccacggcctctccagactgtcacgtctgtcacatgtgctcagtgtgaacctgctttcatctgtgaagagcacagggcgccagtggcgaatttgccaatcttggagttctctggcaaatgccaaacgtcctgcacggtgttgggctgtaagcacaacccacacctgtggacgtcgggccctcataccacccttatggagtctgtttctgaccgtttgagcagacacatgcacatttgtggcctgctggaggtcattttgcagggctctggcagtgctcctccttgcagtGTACTTTAAAACTTAAATTTTTCTCTCAACTGTCAAGGGGGTGccacaaaaaaaaaatgtgaccacgtggtggggggtggggggggggctccCACCAAGTGGGTGAAAAGCCCTGACACAATCTCACCTGTTTAGAAAGCCCTGACACAATCTCACCTGTTTCAGAAAGAGTTGCTATTAAAATATTTGCCATACAACCTCCGTTCACAATTTATGCTTACATTTTGCTCATATTTCATCACAGAAAAACATATTATGCATGGGATCCGATGTGAGGAGGCACACCAACTAGAAGGGGGGAAAGGAGGCAACACACACCGTCTGTTGAACTTTATTTCCTTTacacatgtaggcctacatgtcCGCAAATATCCCATAAGAGCCATGTGCACATGCAACCAGAGTAAAGTAATGAATCTGTTTTCATTATCTTTTTAAAAACGTTACAATGCCAGTCTTACATACATTACAAACAGTCCTCTGATAAACAACAGGTTAATTTAATTTACTAGGCCTAATGTAATAGGCAAATACTTGTATAGTGTAGGACTATTCTACTAGGCATAGGTTTTAAATGACTGACTGCAACCTTATTTTCAGTTTCATTTCCTCTCTGGTGGCTTGATTAGGCCTACCCAGTGTTGCCAACTCATTTTCAGGGTAAGTTGCTAGAGGCAGGTTGATTTGTTGCTAAAAGTTGCGAAATGACGTtacacaataacgttactcaaattgactggccatctcggcaaagaatatgatttgacatttgttcaggtacagacttccactcttttctgtacttctggctgtacaattttgattgagacatgttAATTGatgtaagttctgttcaagatcaaacattcgtgaccaactatattcattgggtttggctcgtcgactgactgactgctgttgaagtcagccaacaatgatttgcaatttgctgaaattgctaatgcctgtgcacgagctgagcgcctgctgctgacgtcactcacaatgcacttttgcagccagtgacgtgtgttgtgactgagtgtgtgacagagaaaatcgtttttgtgtcatttagagggaaaatgcgtgcattttagcgtttgagtaacttttcaaaagttgctaaaagttccaaatacatttttaaaagtagctaCATTTGTTGCTAGATGCTATTTGAAAAAAAAGTTGCCAGGGTAGTCAGAAAAAttgctaaatctagcaacaaaattgGTCTGTTGGCCTACCTACGTAACTTTGGCGCCTTTGACTCACCCGTTCCCTTTAAATCGTTCCAAAAATGTAATAATATAAACAAACATAGGCTACTTTATGCGTGGGAGAGGCTTCTGATCCGCAGCGGTCCAATCCCAGTCCACTGTAAAAATTAACCGCCCTTCATTGCTATTGGTTTAAGCATCTCAGTGTCTGGAGCGGTTTTATGCGTTATGCACATTGGTTCAATCTGCTGTCAATCTGTAAAGGCGCGCTCTAGAACGTTTAAAACATTCATTGGATAAAAAGTAGCAACCAATGAGCGTACTTTGAACGTTCCGATGATGACCATTGGTTACTGTGTTGCTCTCGTTCGGATTTACCTCATGCTTTGACCCTTGTAATAGGTTATTTCCCATACATGTGGTAGGAGGATTTAATTTACCTTCAACTGATTTGTCAAATGAACCGCCCAGGCGCGATTTGCAACGCGGGAAAGACTTCCAGAAGTAGGAGCTGTATCCACATTGACCTTGTGAACATCGGACTTTCTATTTTTGTAAATTAATGAATATTTGTGCAATTTTTAATACGGAATTGTGGCGCGGTTGTCTACGTCGCTGGAAATGAAGAATATTTTCTCTCCTGATTGAGTAGCTGAATTTGGTGGGACACTTTCAGACGTATAGCTGCCTAATCCAACTTCTGTTAGAAGGCTATTTTGCTAACGTTAAGCTACTTGATAAAAACGCGTTTAGCCTATCTTTAGATGACAAAGTGATTCCTGAACACCATTGTGATACAATTTGAGATGTTATCAGTTTTGAACAAATCGGTCTTCATCTCAGCGATGGCCGAGAACAAGCACCCTCAAGTAATTTTTTGCAACGACTCCCCAAAGAGGGTTCTGGTGTCTGTGATCAAGACCACCCCGATCAAGCCCAGGAAGTGCGCGTCCCTGATGCCGACCAGCCCTGGATTCAGCGACTTCATGGGATACCCGTGTGGGTGGGGGGAGAACGCCCATAATGTGAGTCTGAGCCCTGGCTCGGTGAACGGGGCTGCCTCACCTACCGGGACCAACACCGCCAGCGAGGCTGACCTGGCTGCCTCTGACCAGTTTAAGGTAGGATAAGTTGGAGGTTGTTGTTCATGTTGTTTACCCTAATAACGTTGTGTTGAAGTTGAAATCATATCTAGTAGGCTAGGATAGTTTTACTGACTAGAAAGTAGTCTATACAAATAGCCTACTTAGACTTTGTATTAATTATGTATCTGTTAGTATACCGTAATAAATGTATGAGCATATTTGCATGTAACTTTCAgttgttttttgtatttaatCTTTTTGCAATGAATGATAGGTTACATTGTTTCAACTTTACAATATAGATGATCATGTTACACTCATCGGAAAGGCCAGATACAAATACACTTTAGGCTACACTGAATCATTGAATGACGCAAAAAGAGAAATGTAATCTAAATCATTGTCGTTTTTTTTAATGAAACGGCAACTAGGAAAAGTGTGTTTTTAAAAAACGCCTGCGCGCACGGTGTGACATGATGAATTTTAAAACCCAGTCACTTCCTACAGTAACATCTGTCACACGTGATGTCACCTCGCgcggcaatttttttttttaccggaTGTGCATGGAATGAATGAATACATGCACCTTGCCACAATGTTGAACTGCTTGTGGCCCTGGCACCATTCATTTGTACCAAACAAACAAATATCCCTATTTGACAATGATCATCAAGTTGATTTATATCATGTGTGGCAGCAATGATTTGAAGTTGGAATTAGAAATTGAGGGAACTTTTGCTTTGAATGAAGCCGTTCATAAAGCATCAGTATAAGACGACGTAACAACTAGTTACTGTTTTAGTAAAACAAACATTGTTAGGGGAATAATGCTGCATTCCAAACTGAAAGTATGAGGTTGTAAGTCTACATTAAGTATTCAGAGAGTAAAGAAAGATGCATTTATTAATTTAAACTGTAGTTAACTTTGTTTCCTCTTTGTTTTCAGGACGGTATTCGGCGTGGCCGCCCGCGTGCTGACACTGTCCGTGAGTTGATCAACGAGGGGGAGAGCTCCTCCAGTCGCATCCGCTGCAACATCTGCAATCGTGTGTTCCCCAGAGAGAAGTCCCTACAGGCCcataagagaacacacacaggtgagagcaGAGCACAGATGGCCCTGACACACGGACACCCAGCCTACCAGGACACTATGCTGTTACCTGTGTTGCAACCTGCATTTGGCGGAACaccaagactccagccacccaagtcatcgACTGTTCCTTTGGCTACCAcccggcaagcggtaccgatgcaccaagtctggaacaaacaggaccctgaacagcttctatccccaagccataagactgctaattagttagttaaatagttaaccaaatagctacccggactatctgcattgaccctgcacatcgactcggtactggtaccccgtgtatataaccaagttaccgttactcattgtgtatttattcttcgTGTtaatatttttctattatttctaaaCGTTTCTGTCTGCATTGtagggaagggcccgtaagtaagcatttcactgttagtctacacctgttgtttacgaagcatgtgacaaatagcatGTGGTTTTAGTTCAACTCCCCATCTGTGTTCTCTCTCAGGGGAGAGGCCATACCTGTGTGACTACCCTGACTGTAGCAAGGCTTTTGTCCAGAGTGGCCAGCTAAAGACCCACCAGCGTctgcacactggagagaagcccttTGTCTGCTCTAAGAAAGGTAAGTACACAACTAGATCGTCACTTTTGTCCCTTTACATAGGTGGTACCTTGAGACCTTTCATATAGATGGGGTGCAGAATCTACCAAATGGAAAAGCATTGACACTAACTCGGATGTTACTGTTACCTCCGCAGCCTGTGGCAGTCGCTTTACCCACGCTAACCGGCACTGCCCAAAGCACCCGTATGCCCGTTTGAAGAGAGAGGACCCCAAAAAGGGACCAGGCAAGGCCCAGTCTGTGGACAATAAGGCTGTGGCAGAGTGGCTGGCAAAGTGGGTggctctggagggagggaggacaggcaGATCAGATGGATAGTAAAAACTAGTAAACAAATCAAGCGATATCACCCTGTTCTGCACACCCCAATACTCACCATATCCCCCCCTTGTCTCTGTGTTGTGGCAGGTACTGGCAGACCCGTGAGCAGCGTGCCCCTGTGCCCACCAAGGGGAAACCCCAGGGCACGGGTGGGGTGGAGGACCAGGAGCAGCAGGACCCCCGGGAGTTTCTCCAATCAgacgaggaagaagaggaggatccAATGGAGGAAGAGAAGGGCAACGGGGGCGGGGCTGCTAGGCGGCGTCTCCAAGAGCAACGGGAGCGTCTTCATGGTGCCCTGGCGCTCATTGAGCTGGCTAATAACCTGTCTGCCTAAATCCCCGCCCACATCCCAGTCCTGAAACCTTCCCCAGTCAATCCCCTTCTGCCTCCCTACGCAGTATGCTTGGGATAGAAGTTTGCCTGTAGGGAAAAACATCTAGGATAAGCTTACCCTCCCCAAATACTTAACCATTAATGGGGGGGGGACGCTAAGCTGACCTTAGATTAGTATGTGGAAGGAACTCCTCCACCTGCAGTGTGGGGCAGGCACAAGCTTAAAGCACCTTATCCAGCTTCCAATGTTACCTTATTGGGCTGCTATGATTGTAGATGTCATTATTTGATGAATGTTTTTACTCTCCTCTGCCTTCtaaagaaaagaggagagaggaactttgaatgtttttgctgttgttttgtttgCACTTTGGTGGTAACGAGTTATTTGCCGTCTTTTACTTCGGGAACTTAAGCATATTGTGTGCTTGTGATTGTGTGAAGCATATTCTGTGCTTGTGATTGTGTGCGTATTCGTATAATGGATGTATATGTGGATTCGGCTCAGATGGAAGTAGTGGTACAGGGTGCGTTCAGACGTAGGATAACTTAGGTGTATCTAAATGCTCTGATCTGGACTGTGACAGGATACAGTAGGTGGAAAAGCAATGCGGTGGAAGCCTATCAGGGGATCTTGCTTCCACCTGTCTAGTTctttcagatcagtgcagatgaaggagagTAGATGAGGGGAGGAAGTCACTGAAGAGACGATTGGGATGCAACCCACTGTTAGAAGAAGAGGTGGTCATTGCAAGTCCAATCTAGAGTAGTAGCTAGGCACAAGCTTTCACAAGAATCCAAGCTCTGACACCTTCACCTGTCAAACGAATCCCACCCAGACCTGTAGCTCTAACCCAGGGGAGGGACAACTCGGGTCCCGGAGAGCCGCAGAGTGAGCAGATTTAGCTCCATCTCAGCTCTTAACAAACCCGATTCAAATGGTGATCTTATCATGGCCATTTAGACCACAATCAGTCGACCCGGGTGTGTTAGAGCTATGGCTGTGCAGGCGTTGACCGTCCCTGCTCTAACCAAATCACATCGCCGGACAGAAGGAAGACATGCAGAGCCAGGATATGTAAAGTCAGAAGTGCTGCCATCTTTTATATTAAAAGATGCTAGCTGATTGGAGATACGGACATGGTAGCGCCATTGGTGGTGTATGAACAAGTCTTCTCTGCAATCAACGCTTCATAGGTATTTATTTCATCATGTTTATTTGACATTATTGATGACACCGATTTGCTATCACAAGCTTTCTCCGAGTACGGACATACTGAGTAATTCCACTGAAGAGTTTATTGATCATGTCCTTCCTCAGTGATTTAGTATCTATCCATGTCAACTAATAGCAATTAGAATGTCACTCACCTTTGCAGCAGAACTTGTATCTATCTGCTATTAAGTTTTGCCTTTATTGATTAAGTTTGCAGTGTAACGTTTCCACTTATCAGACCGGTCTAGAGAAATGTCTAGAGGATGTAATGATTGCTTGGCGTTGGCGATGTTTTATTATTTGTTAGCAACACTACATCTTTTTACATTGTGTAAAGGTTTTATGATCAATGGTCAATTGTTTTTAAATTTATGTTTCGGTTGTTTGATTAGGTTTGTGCTTCGCGCAATACCCAGATCCTTTATTGGCCATATGTGATTAAATATGTTGTATCCCACTGggacacaaactggttgaatcaatgttgtttccacagcatttcaacaacaacaaaaatgcaaCGTTATGACGTTAAATCAatttggaaaactgattggatttaccAAAAGTCATTAACATTAAGGAATTTTGGTTTGTATTTTTTTCAGACAACTTTTAACCAATgacatggtaaaaaaa
It encodes the following:
- the LOC139576446 gene encoding zinc finger protein 367-like isoform X1, giving the protein MLSVLNKSVFISAMAENKHPQVIFCNDSPKRVLVSVIKTTPIKPRKCASLMPTSPGFSDFMGYPCGWGENAHNVSLSPGSVNGAASPTGTNTASEADLAASDQFKDGIRRGRPRADTVRELINEGESSSSRIRCNICNRVFPREKSLQAHKRTHTGERPYLCDYPDCSKAFVQSGQLKTHQRLHTGEKPFVCSKKACGSRFTHANRHCPKHPYARLKREDPKKGPGKAQSVDNKAVAEWLAKYWQTREQRAPVPTKGKPQGTGGVEDQEQQDPREFLQSDEEEEEDPMEEEKGNGGGAARRRLQEQRERLHGALALIELANNLSA
- the LOC139576446 gene encoding zinc finger protein 367-like isoform X2, producing MLSVLNKSVFISAMAENKHPQVIFCNDSPKRVLVSVIKTTPIKPRKCASLMPTSPGFSDFMGYPCGWGENAHNVSLSPGSVNGAASPTGTNTASEADLAASDQFKDGIRRGRPRADTVRELINEGESSSSRIRCNICNRVFPREKSLQAHKRTHTGERPYLCDYPDCSKAFVQSGQLKTHQRLHTGEKPFVCSKKGTGRPVSSVPLCPPRGNPRARVGWRTRSSRTPGSFSNQTRKKRRIQWRKRRATGAGLLGGVSKSNGSVFMVPWRSLSWLITCLPKSPPTSQS